A single Pseudomonas putida DNA region contains:
- a CDS encoding LysR family transcriptional regulator — MVRHSEPDQTLIKMPSLRAVKVFVAAAKYQNFTRAAEALCVTQAAVSRQIRELETYLGAELFNRVGRAVELTVAGSIFFDAVQLSFVNISQAAERIRSNTNTRHVVTLCCSPAFAALWMGPRMPKFLDENPDIDINLVTTQNFLSMEPGVRPDIYITKLGKVQAGYSSHPLNHDVIYPVCTPQYLATHPELCTLEGLRDGTLLNLTPYGRSQVAEHVDWNVWLALHDVDLKSRASTAPHFFNANDYNLLVQLALNNQGVALGWHHLIAPLVAQGLLVRPVEQELVLKDTFHFLAFNEEKEHDSSCRRLREWLLEEFQPLLEQLRNA, encoded by the coding sequence ATGGTCAGACACTCCGAACCCGATCAAACGCTGATCAAGATGCCGTCGCTGCGCGCCGTCAAAGTCTTCGTCGCTGCCGCCAAGTACCAGAACTTCACCCGCGCCGCCGAGGCCCTGTGCGTGACCCAGGCCGCCGTCAGCCGGCAGATTCGCGAGCTGGAAACCTACCTCGGCGCCGAGCTGTTCAACCGCGTGGGCCGGGCGGTGGAGCTGACCGTGGCCGGTTCGATCTTCTTCGATGCGGTGCAGTTGTCGTTCGTCAACATCTCACAGGCTGCCGAGCGTATCCGCAGCAACACCAACACCCGCCATGTAGTCACCCTGTGCTGTTCGCCGGCGTTTGCCGCGTTATGGATGGGGCCGCGCATGCCCAAGTTCCTCGACGAAAACCCGGACATCGACATCAACCTGGTGACCACCCAGAACTTCCTGTCGATGGAGCCCGGGGTGCGCCCGGACATCTACATCACCAAGCTGGGCAAGGTGCAGGCCGGCTACAGCTCGCACCCGCTCAACCATGACGTGATCTACCCGGTGTGCACGCCACAGTACCTGGCCACGCACCCCGAACTGTGCACGCTGGAGGGCTTGCGCGACGGCACGCTGCTCAACCTGACCCCCTATGGCCGCTCGCAGGTCGCGGAGCACGTCGACTGGAATGTCTGGCTGGCGTTGCATGATGTCGACCTGAAGAGCCGCGCCAGCACCGCGCCACACTTTTTCAATGCCAACGACTACAACCTGCTGGTGCAACTGGCGCTGAACAACCAGGGGGTGGCGCTGGGCTGGCATCACCTGATCGCGCCATTGGTTGCGCAAGGTTTGCTGGTACGGCCGGTCGAGCAGGAGCTGGTGCTCAAGGACACCTTCCATTTCCTCGCCTTCAACGAGGAAAAGGAGCACGACTCCAGTTGCCGGCGCT
- a CDS encoding quaternary amine ABC transporter ATP-binding protein, protein MSHADEILSVKNIFKVFGPNPDMAMEMLRKGADKNEIFSKTGHVVGVFDASFSVKRGEIFVIMGLSGSGKSTMVRLFNRLIEPTSGSIHLNGKEITGLSDKALLDVRRKEMGMVFQSFALMPHMSVLENTAFGLEIAGVAEAERHSRAREALSQVGLAGHEHSYPHQLSGGMQQRVGLARALANDPTILLMDEAFSALDPLIRSEMQGELMRLQAEQQRTIIFISHDIEEAIRIGHRIAIMEGGRVVQIGTPQELINQPANDYVRTFFKSFDSSRVLKAGDLARFDPAVVCKVNGKAPSFQAGVPFGYLVDDRGQLLGVVDTDANGATASERYSLHEQQPVYTDTPLHEVLGIAADLPYPVPVLDRQGAFKGTVSKNELLQTLSRH, encoded by the coding sequence ATGAGCCATGCCGATGAGATTCTTTCGGTAAAAAATATCTTCAAGGTTTTCGGGCCCAATCCCGACATGGCCATGGAGATGCTCCGCAAGGGCGCCGACAAGAACGAAATCTTCAGCAAGACCGGCCATGTCGTCGGCGTGTTCGATGCAAGCTTTTCCGTCAAGCGTGGCGAGATCTTCGTCATCATGGGCCTGTCCGGTTCGGGCAAGTCGACCATGGTGCGGCTGTTCAACCGCCTGATCGAACCCACCTCCGGCAGCATCCACCTCAACGGCAAGGAAATCACCGGGCTCTCCGACAAAGCCCTGCTCGATGTGCGGCGCAAGGAAATGGGCATGGTGTTCCAGTCCTTCGCCCTGATGCCGCACATGAGCGTGCTGGAAAACACCGCATTCGGCCTGGAAATTGCCGGTGTGGCCGAGGCCGAGCGCCACAGCCGTGCCCGTGAAGCACTGAGCCAGGTCGGCCTGGCCGGCCACGAGCACAGCTACCCGCACCAGCTTTCCGGTGGCATGCAGCAGCGCGTGGGCCTGGCCCGGGCGTTGGCCAACGACCCGACGATCCTGCTGATGGACGAGGCGTTTTCCGCCCTCGACCCGCTGATCCGCAGCGAGATGCAAGGCGAGCTGATGCGCCTGCAGGCTGAGCAGCAGCGCACCATCATCTTCATTTCCCACGATATCGAGGAAGCCATCCGCATCGGCCACCGCATCGCGATCATGGAAGGCGGCCGAGTGGTGCAGATCGGCACCCCGCAGGAGCTGATCAACCAGCCGGCCAACGACTACGTGCGCACCTTCTTCAAGAGCTTCGACAGCTCGCGGGTGCTCAAGGCCGGTGACCTGGCCAGGTTCGACCCGGCCGTGGTGTGCAAGGTCAATGGCAAGGCGCCGAGCTTTCAGGCCGGTGTGCCGTTCGGCTACCTGGTCGACGACCGCGGGCAGTTGCTCGGTGTGGTCGACACCGATGCCAATGGCGCCACCGCCAGTGAACGCTACAGCCTTCACGAGCAGCAGCCGGTGTACACCGACACGCCACTGCATGAGGTGCTGGGCATTGCGGCCGACCTGCCATACCCGGTGCCGGTGCTCGATCGCCAAGGCGCCTTCAAGGGCACCGTGTCGAAGAACGAGCTGCTGCAGACCCTGAGCCGCCACTAA